The following coding sequences are from one Microbacterium sp. SORGH_AS_0969 window:
- a CDS encoding DUF3817 domain-containing protein gives MFRTPLTLFRTLAIAEAISWTLLIGGLILRATADLPIAVSIGGGIHGFVFLAYGATAVLVALNQRWGFVPAAVAIVSAVIPYATIPTEVWLQRSGRLRGAWRLDDSGDPRDRRPIDRSLRFFLRRPWVLGLVLVAVVALVFVVLLIVGPPGGKG, from the coding sequence GTGTTCCGCACGCCCCTGACCCTGTTCCGCACGCTCGCGATCGCCGAGGCGATCTCGTGGACCCTCTTGATCGGCGGGCTCATCCTGCGGGCCACCGCCGACCTCCCGATCGCGGTGAGCATCGGCGGCGGCATCCACGGGTTCGTGTTCCTCGCCTACGGCGCGACGGCGGTGCTCGTGGCGCTGAACCAGCGATGGGGATTCGTCCCGGCGGCCGTGGCGATCGTCAGCGCGGTGATCCCGTACGCGACGATCCCGACCGAGGTGTGGCTGCAGCGGTCGGGGCGCCTCCGCGGCGCGTGGCGTCTCGACGACAGCGGCGACCCGCGCGACAGGCGTCCGATCGACCGTTCGCTGCGGTTCTTCCTGCGCCGGCCGTGGGTGCTCGGGCTCGTCCTCGTCGCCGTCGTCGCGCTCGTCTTCGTCGTGCTGCTCATCGTCGGCCCTCCCGGTGGCAAGGGCTGA
- a CDS encoding class I SAM-dependent methyltransferase has protein sequence MPFSLDALRRWPDLEAPDLLAVDAADRLILDESAEARAGLADGQLVVIGDAYGALTLASAAAGARGIRVHQDELTGEQALAANAETTQLTGSFTSHARDAALLENARVVLLRLPRALRELHDITGLIARYAHPDVVVFAGGRLKHMTLTMNDVLRKRFERVDVSHARQKSRVLIARGPHDGADPEPERARIDGLEIRAFGGAFAGASLDIGTRLLLAHLPEPRDAEAIDLACGTGIVAATLATRHPSLRVLACDQSAIAVESARATAEANGVADRVTVVRDDMLRGRPDDSASFIALNPPFHSGAAVTEGIAPRMFAEAARVLRPGGELWTVWNSALQYRPALERLVGPTRQVARDRKFTVTVSTRTA, from the coding sequence GTGCCGTTCTCACTCGATGCCCTCCGCCGCTGGCCCGATCTCGAGGCACCCGACCTGCTCGCCGTGGACGCGGCCGACCGGCTGATCCTCGACGAGTCCGCCGAGGCCCGTGCGGGTCTCGCGGACGGACAGCTCGTCGTGATCGGCGACGCCTACGGGGCACTCACCCTGGCCTCGGCCGCTGCCGGAGCGCGCGGCATCCGGGTACATCAGGACGAGCTCACCGGCGAACAGGCCCTCGCGGCGAACGCCGAGACGACGCAGCTCACCGGATCGTTCACCTCGCACGCCCGGGATGCCGCCCTCCTCGAGAACGCGCGCGTCGTGCTGCTGCGTCTGCCGCGGGCGCTGCGTGAGCTGCACGACATCACAGGGCTCATCGCCCGATACGCCCACCCGGACGTGGTCGTCTTCGCGGGCGGGCGGCTGAAGCACATGACCCTGACGATGAACGACGTGCTCCGCAAACGGTTCGAGCGGGTCGACGTCTCGCACGCCCGGCAGAAGTCGCGCGTCCTCATCGCCCGCGGGCCGCACGACGGCGCCGACCCCGAACCGGAGAGGGCGCGGATCGACGGACTCGAGATCCGCGCGTTCGGCGGCGCGTTCGCCGGGGCGTCGCTCGACATCGGCACCCGGCTTCTCCTGGCCCACCTCCCCGAGCCGCGCGACGCGGAGGCGATCGACCTCGCGTGCGGCACCGGCATCGTCGCCGCGACCCTGGCGACACGGCATCCCTCCCTCCGGGTTCTCGCGTGCGACCAGTCCGCGATCGCGGTCGAGTCGGCGCGCGCGACGGCCGAGGCCAACGGCGTCGCCGACCGGGTCACGGTGGTGCGCGACGACATGCTGCGAGGCCGGCCCGACGACAGTGCGTCGTTCATCGCGCTCAACCCGCCCTTCCACTCGGGGGCGGCGGTCACCGAGGGCATCGCCCCGCGCATGTTCGCCGAGGCGGCGCGCGTGCTCCGGCCGGGCGGCGAACTCTGGACGGTGTGGAACTCCGCGCTGCAGTACCGGCCCGCCCTCGAGCGTCTCGTCGGGCCGACCCGGCAGGTCGCCCGCGATCGCAAATTCACGGTGACGGTGTCGACCCGGACGGCGTAG
- a CDS encoding alpha-keto acid decarboxylase family protein: MTTYTVADYLLDRLAESGVRHFFGVPGDFTLAFLDHVERHPLIEWVGCANELGAGYAADGYARLHGLGALSTTFGVGELSAISAVAGSYAEHVPVLHVVGAPTTAVQAAGRASHHSLGDGDFGHFARMTAEVTAAQEALTATDATAQIDRLVTEVRHRRLPGYLLIPADIGETPVDPPSEPLPSPDTVTDPAVLTRFRDAVAARLAVADSAAVLADILVARLDAEDHLHRVLESGVPHASLLWGRRVVDESASGYLGPYLGAASAPAVRAGIEEADVLVMAGVQFTDLTSGFFSQHIDPARTIEIRGEHARIGDDDFRPLAMRDALDAVADELAALPGRFAVDAGAPPVAPRPAAEAGDALSQSALWHEVAAFLRDGDTVLADQGTSFYGMAGERLPHGVVFGGQPLWAAIGFTLPAILGAALARPERRPVLLIGDGAAQLTSAELGTLVRHGVPAVIVVVDNGGYTVERVIHGLHEEYNDIATWDWTALLGAMDPAGTNVGVRVDTVGALSDALAAARRSEGLTLIQAVVPQDDVPPVLADLAAAAAAANRRS, translated from the coding sequence ATGACGACCTATACCGTGGCCGACTACCTCCTCGATCGACTGGCCGAATCGGGAGTACGGCACTTCTTCGGCGTTCCCGGTGATTTCACGCTCGCCTTCCTCGATCACGTCGAGCGCCATCCGCTCATCGAATGGGTCGGGTGCGCGAACGAGCTCGGCGCGGGCTACGCCGCCGACGGCTATGCGCGCCTCCACGGCCTCGGCGCCCTCAGCACGACCTTCGGCGTCGGCGAGCTCTCGGCCATCAGTGCGGTCGCCGGCAGTTACGCCGAGCATGTCCCCGTCCTGCACGTCGTCGGCGCTCCCACCACCGCGGTGCAGGCAGCGGGGCGGGCGAGCCACCACTCCCTCGGCGACGGCGACTTCGGCCACTTCGCCCGCATGACCGCCGAGGTCACCGCCGCTCAAGAAGCGCTCACCGCGACGGATGCCACGGCCCAGATCGACCGCCTCGTCACCGAGGTGCGCCATCGGCGCCTACCGGGATATCTGCTGATCCCCGCTGACATCGGCGAGACGCCCGTCGACCCTCCGTCCGAGCCGCTCCCCTCCCCCGACACCGTCACCGACCCCGCGGTGCTCACCCGGTTCCGCGATGCGGTCGCCGCTCGACTGGCCGTGGCCGACTCCGCCGCCGTCCTCGCCGACATCCTCGTCGCGCGCCTCGACGCCGAAGACCACCTGCACCGCGTCCTCGAGAGCGGAGTGCCGCACGCCTCGTTGCTGTGGGGCCGCCGCGTCGTCGACGAGTCGGCATCCGGGTATCTCGGTCCCTACCTCGGTGCGGCGAGTGCTCCCGCCGTCCGCGCGGGCATCGAAGAAGCCGACGTGCTCGTCATGGCGGGCGTGCAGTTCACCGATCTGACGAGCGGGTTCTTCTCGCAGCACATCGACCCGGCGCGCACGATCGAGATCCGCGGCGAGCACGCGCGCATCGGCGACGACGACTTCCGCCCGCTCGCGATGCGGGACGCCCTCGACGCCGTCGCCGACGAACTCGCCGCGCTCCCCGGTCGCTTCGCGGTCGATGCGGGAGCCCCGCCCGTCGCTCCGCGACCGGCCGCCGAAGCGGGTGACGCGCTGTCGCAGTCGGCGCTGTGGCACGAGGTGGCCGCCTTCCTCCGCGACGGCGACACCGTGCTCGCCGACCAGGGCACGTCGTTCTACGGCATGGCCGGAGAACGCCTGCCCCACGGCGTCGTGTTCGGTGGTCAGCCGCTGTGGGCCGCGATCGGTTTCACGCTGCCGGCGATCCTCGGTGCCGCGCTCGCCCGACCCGAGCGGCGCCCGGTGCTGCTGATCGGCGACGGCGCCGCCCAGCTCACGAGCGCCGAGCTCGGTACGCTCGTGCGCCACGGCGTGCCGGCGGTCATCGTCGTGGTCGACAATGGCGGCTACACGGTCGAGCGCGTGATCCACGGCCTGCACGAGGAGTACAACGACATCGCGACGTGGGATTGGACCGCGCTCCTCGGCGCGATGGATCCCGCCGGTACGAACGTCGGTGTGCGCGTCGACACCGTCGGGGCTCTCAGCGACGCACTCGCCGCGGCGCGGCGATCGGAGGGGCTGACGCTCATCCAGGCGGTCGTCCCGCAGGACGATGTGCCGCCGGTACTCGCCGACCTGGCCGCCGCCGCGGCCGCCGCGAACCGCCGGTCCTGA
- a CDS encoding EI24 domain-containing protein, with amino-acid sequence MRDFLAGAGLLLRGLGQWRRTPGAMALGLIPGAVVGLAFGAALVGWGFWLPSLVDDWTPFADGWEPFWAAALRVAIGVASFGAVLFLFAVSFTAVTLTVGEPIYDRIWRATERSALGAVPNVEYGFWRGVGDSARLVLRGILVALLAWLLGLIPLVGGVLGGVVGLLLTGWLLADELTSRALSARGLDRRARRTLLREHRAKALGFGVATQICFLVPLGAVAIMPAAVAGSTLWAHAALGEKPSRDAVEPEARPADPAR; translated from the coding sequence ATGCGCGACTTCCTCGCCGGCGCCGGCCTCCTGCTCCGTGGTCTCGGCCAGTGGCGACGCACGCCGGGCGCGATGGCACTGGGGCTCATCCCGGGTGCCGTCGTCGGTCTGGCGTTCGGCGCCGCGCTCGTGGGGTGGGGCTTCTGGCTTCCGAGCCTCGTCGACGACTGGACGCCGTTCGCCGACGGATGGGAACCGTTCTGGGCCGCCGCCCTCCGCGTGGCAATCGGGGTCGCGTCGTTCGGTGCGGTGCTGTTCCTCTTCGCGGTCTCGTTCACCGCCGTGACGTTGACGGTCGGCGAGCCGATCTACGACCGGATCTGGCGCGCGACCGAGCGCTCCGCCCTCGGCGCGGTGCCGAACGTCGAGTACGGCTTCTGGCGGGGAGTGGGCGACAGCGCGCGGCTGGTGCTCCGTGGCATCCTGGTCGCACTTCTCGCGTGGCTGCTCGGGCTCATCCCCCTCGTCGGAGGGGTGCTCGGGGGTGTCGTCGGCCTCCTGCTGACCGGCTGGCTCCTCGCCGACGAACTCACCTCCCGCGCGCTCTCGGCCCGTGGCCTCGACCGCCGGGCGCGACGCACCCTCCTTCGCGAGCACCGCGCGAAGGCCCTCGGGTTCGGCGTCGCGACCCAGATCTGCTTCCTCGTCCCGCTCGGCGCGGTCGCGATCATGCCGGCGGCCGTGGCGGGGAGCACGCTCTGGGCGCACGCCGCGCTCGGCGAGAAACCGTCCCGCGACGCGGTCGAGCCCGAGGCACGACCCGCCGACCCGGCACGGTAG
- a CDS encoding ATP-dependent Clp protease ATP-binding subunit, whose product MPEDFTPDAGDNGAQSFDEFLARYLAGERARAERSIDLSRFLSARTQEALQAAGRYALGRGQRELDALHVLHVLVGQSPAREAVSRLGADPVAIARAAESRLPAAGPAADVDGAVVAGSVQRALFHAFQVARAAGSTYVDPDHLFFALVLAQDAPAGQILAQAGVTAEALTQGVRETVVGGEPSSAPEQTASTTPYLDRFGTDLTALATAGELDPVIGRSDEIEQTIEILSRRTKNNPVLIGEAGVGKTAIVEGLARAIVADEVPEQLRGTRVVSIDLAAMLAGARYRGDFEERLTQTMEEIAASEKLVVFIDEVHTLVGAGGSGDGSMDAGNILKPRLARGDVRLIGATTLREYRTIEKDPALERRLQPVRVGEPSLTDAVEILRGLRSAYEEHHAVTYTDDALRAAVELSDRYLPDRVLPDKAIDLIDQAGARLRLKLGVSVDTSSLLERLATLEAEKNAAVSAEHYEEASRLRDEMAAVQARLDDATRGPRVAAVVDEPEIAAVISRSTGIPVARLTATERGRLSQLENELHARVIGQDDAVTAVAKAVRRNRTGMGDENRPVGSFLFLGPTGVGKTELAKALAGSLFDDDGAVIRFDMSEFGERHTVSRLVGAPPGYVGYDEAGQLTERVRRNPYAVVLFDEIEKAHPDVFTLLLQVLDDGRLTDGQGRTVDFRNTVIVMTSNLGAEILASRSGAIGFATREFAAEDVRDRVMGKLREAMRPEFLNRIDDIVLFQKLEKAQLREIVRLLLGASARRLASRDVALEVTDAAVDRLAEVGYEPEYGARPLRRLIQREVDDRIADLFVSGELNDGGAVTVDADASGFVVRAASAALAA is encoded by the coding sequence GTGCCCGAAGACTTCACCCCCGACGCCGGGGACAACGGTGCCCAGTCGTTCGACGAGTTCCTCGCCCGCTACCTCGCGGGGGAGCGCGCCCGCGCCGAACGGTCCATCGACCTCAGCAGGTTCCTGAGCGCCCGCACGCAAGAGGCGTTGCAGGCGGCGGGCCGGTACGCACTCGGTCGGGGCCAGCGCGAGCTCGACGCCCTTCACGTGCTCCACGTCCTCGTGGGGCAGTCGCCCGCGCGCGAGGCCGTGTCGCGCCTCGGCGCCGACCCGGTCGCGATCGCCCGCGCCGCCGAGAGCCGCCTCCCGGCGGCCGGTCCCGCTGCCGACGTCGACGGGGCCGTCGTCGCCGGTTCCGTCCAGCGCGCGCTGTTCCACGCCTTCCAGGTCGCGCGGGCCGCAGGATCCACCTACGTCGACCCCGACCACCTCTTCTTCGCGCTCGTGCTGGCGCAGGACGCGCCCGCCGGGCAGATCCTCGCGCAGGCCGGTGTCACGGCCGAGGCCCTGACCCAGGGCGTGCGCGAGACCGTCGTGGGCGGCGAGCCGAGTTCCGCGCCCGAGCAGACGGCATCCACGACCCCGTATCTCGACCGCTTCGGCACCGACCTGACCGCCCTCGCGACGGCGGGCGAGCTCGACCCGGTCATCGGCCGGTCCGACGAGATCGAGCAGACGATCGAGATCCTCAGCCGCCGGACGAAGAACAACCCGGTCCTGATCGGCGAGGCCGGCGTCGGAAAGACCGCGATCGTCGAGGGACTGGCTCGTGCGATCGTCGCCGATGAGGTTCCCGAACAGCTCCGCGGCACCCGCGTGGTCTCGATCGACCTCGCGGCGATGCTCGCGGGCGCACGTTATCGCGGCGACTTCGAGGAGCGCCTCACCCAGACGATGGAGGAGATCGCGGCATCCGAGAAGCTCGTCGTCTTCATCGACGAGGTGCACACCCTCGTCGGTGCGGGCGGCAGCGGCGACGGATCGATGGACGCGGGCAACATCCTCAAGCCGCGTCTCGCGCGCGGCGACGTGCGTCTCATCGGCGCGACCACGCTGCGTGAGTACCGCACGATCGAGAAGGACCCCGCTCTCGAGCGGCGTCTGCAGCCGGTGCGCGTGGGCGAGCCTTCGCTGACGGATGCCGTGGAGATCCTCCGCGGTCTGCGTTCGGCGTACGAGGAGCACCACGCCGTCACCTACACCGACGACGCGCTGCGCGCCGCCGTCGAGCTGAGCGACCGGTACCTTCCCGACCGCGTGCTCCCTGACAAGGCGATCGACCTCATCGACCAGGCCGGAGCGCGCCTGCGTCTGAAGCTCGGGGTCTCGGTCGACACCTCGTCGCTGTTGGAGCGGCTCGCCACTCTCGAGGCGGAGAAGAACGCCGCCGTCTCAGCCGAGCACTACGAGGAGGCCTCGCGCCTGCGCGACGAGATGGCCGCCGTGCAGGCCCGGCTCGACGACGCGACGCGTGGCCCCCGGGTCGCGGCCGTGGTGGACGAGCCCGAGATCGCCGCGGTGATCAGCCGGTCCACCGGCATCCCGGTCGCCCGACTGACGGCGACTGAACGCGGACGCCTTTCGCAGCTCGAGAACGAGTTGCACGCCCGGGTCATCGGGCAGGACGACGCCGTCACCGCGGTCGCCAAGGCCGTGCGCCGCAACCGCACGGGCATGGGAGACGAGAACCGTCCCGTCGGTTCGTTCCTCTTCCTCGGCCCCACGGGCGTCGGCAAGACCGAGCTCGCGAAGGCCCTCGCGGGGTCGCTCTTCGACGACGACGGTGCCGTGATCCGCTTCGACATGAGCGAGTTCGGCGAGCGCCACACCGTGTCGCGCCTCGTCGGTGCCCCTCCCGGATACGTCGGCTACGACGAGGCGGGTCAACTCACCGAGCGCGTCCGACGCAACCCTTACGCGGTCGTGCTGTTCGACGAGATCGAGAAGGCGCACCCCGACGTGTTCACTCTGCTGCTGCAGGTGCTCGACGACGGACGCCTGACCGACGGCCAGGGACGCACGGTCGACTTCCGCAACACGGTGATCGTGATGACCTCGAACCTGGGCGCCGAGATCCTGGCATCCCGTTCCGGCGCGATCGGCTTCGCGACGCGCGAGTTCGCCGCCGAGGACGTGCGCGACCGCGTCATGGGCAAGCTGCGCGAGGCGATGCGGCCCGAGTTCCTCAACCGGATCGACGACATCGTCCTGTTCCAGAAGCTCGAGAAGGCGCAGCTGCGCGAGATCGTGCGGCTGCTGCTGGGCGCGTCCGCGCGGCGACTCGCTTCGCGCGACGTGGCTCTGGAGGTCACCGACGCGGCCGTCGACCGCCTCGCCGAGGTCGGGTACGAGCCCGAGTACGGCGCACGGCCGCTGCGCCGCCTCATCCAGCGCGAGGTCGACGACCGCATCGCCGACCTGTTCGTGTCGGGCGAGCTGAACGACGGGGGAGCGGTGACGGTGGATGCCGACGCCTCGGGCTTCGTCGTCCGCGCGGCGTCCGCGGCTCTCGCGGCGTAG
- a CDS encoding LLM class flavin-dependent oxidoreductase, whose product MSRIGTIFSPYPHPPEQLRDAARAAEDAGIEELWLWEDCFRSSAWAAAAAALAVTDHLRIGVGIAPLPLRNVAASAMEVATIERMFPGRLLPGFGHGVQDWMRQVGAKAASPLTLMHEQLPALRSLLAGDTVSAEGRYVRLREVALDWPPAEAPLVYAAAEGPKTLALAGAVADGVILDSRHTVDEIAEAVGVVRAGRADAGRDGRTDVVAYVLTAFGPDARERAIAAAGDRPDAGDRVLAGSVSEVADGVARFQAAGVDDVVLLPTDDVDLAAFYAAVGQVAIAVPNAGGVS is encoded by the coding sequence ATGAGTCGTATCGGCACGATCTTCAGCCCCTACCCCCACCCGCCCGAGCAGCTGCGCGACGCCGCGCGCGCGGCGGAAGACGCCGGCATCGAGGAGCTGTGGCTGTGGGAAGACTGCTTCCGCTCCTCCGCTTGGGCCGCCGCAGCCGCCGCCCTGGCCGTCACCGATCACCTGCGCATCGGCGTCGGGATCGCGCCGTTGCCCCTCCGCAACGTCGCCGCCTCGGCGATGGAGGTCGCGACGATCGAGCGCATGTTCCCCGGGCGGCTCCTCCCCGGTTTCGGACACGGCGTACAGGACTGGATGCGTCAGGTCGGGGCGAAGGCCGCCTCGCCGCTCACGCTCATGCACGAGCAGCTCCCCGCCCTCCGCTCGTTGCTCGCGGGCGACACGGTCAGCGCCGAGGGGAGGTACGTCCGACTGCGCGAGGTCGCCCTCGACTGGCCGCCCGCCGAGGCTCCGCTCGTCTACGCGGCGGCCGAGGGGCCGAAGACGCTGGCTCTCGCCGGTGCCGTCGCCGACGGTGTCATCCTCGACAGCCGGCACACGGTCGACGAGATCGCCGAGGCCGTCGGCGTGGTGCGGGCGGGGCGAGCGGATGCCGGTCGCGACGGCCGCACCGACGTCGTCGCCTACGTGCTCACGGCCTTCGGTCCCGACGCCCGCGAAAGGGCAATCGCCGCGGCGGGTGACCGACCCGATGCCGGGGATCGGGTGCTCGCCGGTTCGGTGTCGGAGGTCGCCGACGGCGTCGCCCGGTTCCAGGCCGCGGGTGTCGACGATGTCGTGCTGCTCCCGACGGATGACGTCGACCTCGCGGCCTTCTACGCCGCGGTCGGTCAGGTGGCGATCGCTGTCCCGAACGCCGGAGGGGTGTCATGA
- a CDS encoding LLM class flavin-dependent oxidoreductase, protein MTRGVVSLGLAGALGPDAIARIAPEVERAGFHALWINDTPDGDALAALAAAATVTDRLHLATGVVPVDRRPGDEIAAEVASLGLPLDRLTLGIGSGVAKEGALARVRDAIEVLHGAGMPRVLVGALGPKMRRTGVERAEGVLLNWVPPVEARAQTEVLHEVAPAAHVAVYVRTAIVPGARARLAAETERYASFPNYAANFARMGVDAADTTIRDVTELSGALEAYTAVTDEVVLRAIVPEDTVEAYVDFVRRTAPSPS, encoded by the coding sequence ATGACCCGCGGTGTCGTCTCGCTCGGACTCGCGGGAGCGCTCGGCCCCGACGCCATCGCGCGCATCGCCCCCGAGGTCGAGAGAGCCGGGTTCCACGCGCTCTGGATCAACGACACCCCCGACGGCGACGCTCTTGCCGCGCTCGCCGCGGCGGCGACGGTGACGGACCGTCTGCACCTCGCCACGGGAGTCGTGCCCGTCGACCGTCGACCCGGTGATGAGATCGCCGCGGAGGTGGCATCCCTCGGTCTTCCCCTCGACCGGTTGACGCTGGGCATCGGGTCCGGCGTGGCGAAAGAGGGGGCACTGGCACGCGTCAGAGACGCGATCGAGGTGCTGCACGGCGCGGGCATGCCGCGTGTGCTCGTCGGCGCGCTCGGCCCGAAAATGCGCCGCACCGGCGTCGAGCGGGCCGAGGGGGTGCTTCTCAACTGGGTGCCGCCGGTCGAGGCACGCGCGCAGACCGAGGTCCTTCACGAGGTCGCACCGGCCGCCCATGTCGCCGTTTACGTGAGAACGGCGATCGTTCCCGGCGCCCGAGCACGCCTCGCCGCCGAGACCGAGCGATACGCGTCGTTCCCGAACTACGCCGCGAATTTCGCGCGGATGGGGGTGGATGCCGCCGACACGACGATCCGCGACGTCACCGAGCTGAGCGGTGCACTCGAGGCGTACACCGCGGTGACCGACGAGGTCGTGCTCCGCGCGATCGTGCCGGAAGACACGGTGGAGGCCTACGTCGATTTCGTGCGGCGGACGGCACCTTCGCCGAGCTGA
- a CDS encoding GNAT family N-acetyltransferase, which translates to MPVSDYIASIRSRIGTDLLLLPGVTAVIRDRDRFLLARHRHSGLWSLMGGAVEPGEEPAEALHREVGEETGAAVRIRAIVGVYGGEPMMVTYPNGDQVGYVTTAYDCELLSAAVADQDELLEVGWFARGEIAALPRRDWIDRVIADAGVGPEVVVIRPATPEDATAIARVHARSWRETYGKFVDDPETNPWFAVERRIEMWTTALEDTATPPMVAVADGEIIGFAAAQRTPEPEAVRPEEVTALYVLSSAHGNGAGQALLDAVIADRHASLWVAADNPRAEAFYRRNGFRPDGAVSTFGPIPRTLRMVR; encoded by the coding sequence ATGCCCGTCTCGGACTACATCGCCTCGATCCGCTCGCGCATCGGAACCGACCTACTGCTCCTGCCGGGAGTGACCGCGGTGATCCGGGACCGGGATCGGTTCCTCCTGGCCCGCCACCGTCACTCCGGGCTGTGGAGCCTGATGGGCGGAGCGGTGGAACCCGGCGAAGAGCCGGCCGAGGCCCTGCACCGCGAGGTCGGCGAAGAAACCGGAGCCGCCGTGCGCATCCGCGCGATCGTCGGCGTTTATGGTGGGGAACCCATGATGGTCACCTACCCGAACGGCGATCAGGTCGGATACGTGACCACCGCCTACGACTGCGAGCTGCTGAGCGCGGCCGTCGCCGACCAGGACGAGCTTCTCGAGGTGGGGTGGTTCGCGCGCGGCGAGATCGCCGCGCTCCCCCGCAGGGACTGGATCGATCGAGTGATCGCGGACGCCGGGGTGGGGCCGGAGGTCGTCGTCATCCGTCCGGCCACCCCTGAGGATGCCACGGCCATCGCCCGCGTGCACGCGAGGTCCTGGCGCGAGACCTATGGCAAGTTCGTCGACGACCCCGAAACGAACCCCTGGTTCGCCGTCGAGCGTCGGATCGAGATGTGGACGACTGCCCTCGAAGACACCGCCACACCCCCGATGGTCGCGGTGGCCGACGGCGAGATCATCGGCTTCGCCGCCGCGCAACGGACGCCCGAGCCCGAGGCCGTGCGTCCCGAGGAAGTGACGGCGCTCTACGTCCTCTCGTCGGCGCACGGCAATGGTGCCGGGCAGGCGCTGCTCGACGCTGTGATCGCAGACCGGCACGCATCGCTCTGGGTCGCGGCGGACAATCCGCGTGCTGAGGCGTTCTACCGACGCAACGGGTTCCGCCCCGACGGCGCCGTATCGACGTTCGGGCCGATCCCCCGAACCCTGAGGATGGTCCGGTAG